The DNA segment GAGAGGCTGCAAGGGACTTGGAGCTCGCCCAGATGCGCTCCGACCTCGCCCTGGCCCAGAAAGCCCGCGAGCAGCGCCACGACCTCCTGAACCACCTCACCGTGGTCTCCGCCCTCATCCAGACGGGCTCGGCGGACCAGGCGCTCGCCTATCTCAGGAGGGCCACGTACGAGCAGCCGGAGGAGGCCGCCTCCGGCGCACCCGCCGCCCAGATCGACCCCGGATTCATCCTCGGACTCATGGGGCAGAAGCTTGCTCAGGCGGCACGGGCGGGTGTTGCGCTCGAGATCCACGTCCAGAACGAATCGGACCACCTCTGCATTCCGGACGTGGTCGCAGCGCGCATCCTGGGCAACCTCACCGACAATGCGATCGATGCGGCGGGGGAGGCAGGGGAAGGAACGGGGAAGGTCACGGTGGAAATGGTGCTGTCAGCCGGGCGTTGCCGGTTTCGCGTGCGGAACAACGGCTCGGTCATCACTCAGCAGCAGCTCAGCCGGATCTTCGCGGCGGGGGAGAGCACCAAGGGCGGGCAGCACCAGGGGCTGGGACTGCACATCGTCCAGCAGCTCGTCCGGGAATACGAGGGTTCCCTGTGCGTCCAAAGCGACGCGTCGACGGGTACGGAGTTCGACGTGCGGTTCGAGCCGGGCACCCGCCTTGCGAAGAACGGTTCGGCTCACGGGGGGCTGCACCGCCCGTTCCACTGGTAGGTCGCCTTGGGCGGACCCCCGGGGAGGTCGTCAGTGCGATGAAGGAGGCCGCCCAGAGGGTCCAGCGAGCACTGCGGGCCGCTGGCATCGAAGCGGAGATCACCGAGTTCCCCCAGGGCACCCGTACGGCGGCCGAGGCCGCGGCGGCGATCGGCACCGACGTGGCCCGGATCGTCAAGTCCCTGGTCTTCATGGCGGGGGACGTGCCTGTACTGGTGCTCACGTCGGGCGCCAACCGCGTGGACGAGGGGAAGCTGGCCCGCCTCACGGGTCAGGCGGTCCGCCGGGCCACCGCCGGCGAGGTCAGGGAGGCCACAGGGTTCGCCATCGGGGGCACCCCGCCTGTGGGCCACGCTCAACCCATCCCCGTGCTGGCGGATCAGGACCTCCTCCAGCACGAGATCGTCTGGGCCGCTGCGGGAACCCCGCAAACCGTCTTCCCCATCGCTCCGAAACGCCTGGTC comes from the Limnochorda pilosa genome and includes:
- a CDS encoding YbaK/EbsC family protein, with the translated sequence MKEAAQRVQRALRAAGIEAEITEFPQGTRTAAEAAAAIGTDVARIVKSLVFMAGDVPVLVLTSGANRVDEGKLARLTGQAVRRATAGEVREATGFAIGGTPPVGHAQPIPVLADQDLLQHEIVWAAAGTPQTVFPIAPKRLVEITGGRVTDVKEDR
- a CDS encoding sensor histidine kinase, with amino-acid sequence MRRSSQEAAVSLSVWIVIIILALVAVLTSGLAALLPLLIKREASAGVDFVSAVFPTMVAVLVAFLALWASRLLMEEAKREAARDLELAQMRSDLALAQKAREQRHDLLNHLTVVSALIQTGSADQALAYLRRATYEQPEEAASGAPAAQIDPGFILGLMGQKLAQAARAGVALEIHVQNESDHLCIPDVVAARILGNLTDNAIDAAGEAGEGTGKVTVEMVLSAGRCRFRVRNNGSVITQQQLSRIFAAGESTKGGQHQGLGLHIVQQLVREYEGSLCVQSDASTGTEFDVRFEPGTRLAKNGSAHGGLHRPFHW